DNA sequence from the Rhizobium sp. ARZ01 genome:
CCGATGTTGGCAAAGTCTGGGACTGGGTCAATGGGTGCCTGCTTGAAGGTGAAACAGCGGCCCGATCGCCTCGAATCAGGCATGGGGCGCGAGGGCTGGTGATATATCAGCCGCGTAGCTACCAGATCGCCGCCGCTGATAACAGAGGCAGCTTCGCGCGAGGGGAGCAATATTTGTGCTTCTCCGAGGCGCCGAAGCGGTTCAGGTGCCGCCCCGAATGGTAACCTGACAGAAATCAGCCGAGGTCCTGACGCCAGCGCCTTGGCGGCGTCTTCATCGAACGCCGCTTCCACTCTTAAAAAGAAGCAATAGGCCGCGTGGACTGACGCGCAACTACCTGCCTTCCGACTCGACAATGCCCTTGGTCAGGGTGCCGGTTGCTGGATATAGCGGAATCAGGCAGGCCTGAAGGGCGTGGTAGATGTCGCCCTTGCCGGAAAAAAGCGTGTAGCTCGGCGTTAGGTCCTCGGTCAGTTCCTCGTGCCAGCCGCCGCGCGCGCGGTCGATGAAATGACGGGAAATTCCGTCCCAGATCTTCCGGTACCAGGTTTCGTGGAACGCACTCGGCAGGTGCTCGCAGAGGAAGGCTGCTGCGCCCACACCCTCGGCCATCGGCCACCAAAGCTTGTGGCGCTTGGCGGGCTCGTCGCTCCAGTCGAGCGTGTAGAAGAAGCCGCTCTTTTCCTTGTCCCACCCGAGCTCGATCGACTGCGAAAACAGCGCCTTGGCCGCCTCCGGCATCCAGTCGTGTTTCCGGCCGCCGAGCACCCACAACTGCAAGATCAGCCGCGCCCATTCCAGCCAATGTCCGGGGGTCGTGCCGGACGGGCGGAACATCTCGTTGCCCTTGTAGTTCTTGTCGAGCACCCAGTTCTCGTCGAAGTGCTCCGGCACGCGAAAACCGCTCTCGGCAGCGCGGCGGCGGATGATCAGGTCGGCGATCCGTTCGGCGTTGCGCAGATAGTCCGCCTCGCCCGTAGCCTCAAAGGCTGCCATCAGCGCCTCGGTGAGGTGCATGTTGGAGTTCTGGCCGCGATAGCCCGGAACGGGGGACCAATCGGCGGCAAACTCCTCCGCGATGGCACCGTGCTTGTCCTCCCAGAACCGGGAGTTCAACACGTCAGTGACGTCCGCCAGCATGCGATCGGCGTCAGGGTGGCCTGCGAGTTTGGCGCTGGAAGCCGCCAGCAGGACGAATGCATGCCCGTATCCCTGTTTGGTCGAGTCGAGAGGGCCGGAGTTGTCGAGCGACCAGTAGTAGCCGCCGCGCCGGTGGTCGCGATGCTTCTCCCATAGATATCTCATCCCATGGTCGACGATGTCGTCGGAACCCGGGCGACCGAGCAGGCTGCCGATCGAGAAGCAATGCACCATGCGTGCCGTGGTGTGGATGCCACGGGTAGGGTTGCCGGGGTTCAACGGACGGCCGTCGACATCGAGTTCAAAAAAACCGCCGCCGGGATTGAATGTACTGTTCTGGAAGAAATCGAAGAGGCCGTTCGCCTGGTCCCAGAGCCACTGACGGTGGTAGGCCCGATTGCGCCAGGCGAGATCCAGTTGTCCGTTCGTGCCCATCATGACCTCCTCGTGCTCTTCCATTTCACGGTGGGCGAACCCGCGGTGCGAGCCCTCGCTCGATCCCGCGGTGCCGACGGAATGGGAGGCACGTTATGGCTCAGAAAGGGTGGGTGAGCAAGTTTAAAACGTTTTAAAACGTGCGGCACTTGCCGCCCGATCAGTCATTAAATCTGGTTGCAAACCGATCTCCGCCGGATACCGCCTTGCGATTGGCAGTGCCGCCTAATCCGTCAGATACCAGCCCCAGGGCTCGTCGCTTTCGAAAGCAGTTATCTGCTTTGTCTCCAGATAATTTGACAGTCCCCAGCGACCCAGTTCACGGCCGATGCCGGACTGCTTGTAGCCGCCCCAGGGGGCTTCGGGGAAGGTGGGCTGTGAGCAGTTGATCCAGACGATACCGGCGCGGAACGCCTTTGCGACGCGCTCGCAGCGGGCGCGGTCCTTCGACATGATGGCTGCGGCCAGGCCAAAGCGGCTGTCGTTGGCCAGCCGGATGGCATCCTCTTCGTTACGGAAGGGCTTTACGCAGACGACGGGCCCGAAGATCTCTTCCTTCCAAACGAAGCTGTCCTCGGCCATGTCGGTGAGGATCGTCGGCTCCAGGAAGTAGCCGGTGTTGAGCCCCGCCGGGCGCTTTCCGCCGCCAGCGATCGTTGCGCCTTCCTTCTCGCCGCGCTCGATCGCGGCCAACACCTTCTCATATTGTCCCTTGGATACGAGCGGCCCAAGCAGCGTACCCTCTGCGAGTCCGTTGCCGATCCGGATCTTCGCGGCCTCTTCGACCAGTCGCTCCAAAAGCTTCGGATAGAGGCTCTCCTCGACCAGCACGCGCGAGGTTGCGGAGCAGACCTGGCCCTGGTTCCAGAAGATACCGAACATGATCCATTCGACGGCCTTGTCGAGGTCGCTGTCGGCGAAGACGACGAAGGGCGACTTGCCGCCGAGTTCCAGGCTGACGTTCTTGATGTCGCGCGCCGCCGTTGCCATGATCTTCGCGCCGGTCGGCACCGAGCCGGTGAAGGCGAGCTTGTCGATGCCGGGATGCTCGGCAAGCGGTTGGCCGGCATCGGCGCCGAGCCCCGTGACGATGTTGAGCACGCCGGGCGGCAGGCCCGCTTCCTCGACGATCGCGCCGAGTTCCAGCGCCGTAAGCGGCGTCAGTTCCGAGGGTTTCAGTACCATCGTGCAGCCCGCGGCAAGGGCGGGCGCCACCTTCCAGGAGGCCATGAGAAGAGGATAGTTCCAGGGAATGATCGCGCCGGCAACGCCGATCGGATCCCGCACGACCTTGGCGGAAAAGCGTGGTTCGGCGAGCGCGATCTTTTCCTCCGGATTTTCGTCCAGTTCCTCGGCGAGCCCGGCATAGAAATTGAAGCAGCCGGCGGTGTCCTCCATGTCCCAGATCGCTTCCGGCAGCGGCTTGCCGTTGTCGCGCACCTCGATGCGGGCAAGCTCGTCCTTGCGGGAAAGGATGATCTCGGCAATGCGGCGAAGGAATCCGGCACGCTCCTTACCCGTCAACTTCCGCCACGGCCCCTGGTCGAAGGCGCGGCGGGCGGCGCGCACTGCGTGATCGATGTCGCGGGCCGTTCCGGCGGGGGCGTTGAAGATCGTCTCCTCGGTGGCCGGGTCAATCACCGGGAAGGTACCACCCTCGGCCGGCACCACCCATTGTCCGTCGATGAAAAGTCTGTCGCGCATGTTCGTTCCCACCCTTGTTCTATTATTTGTGCCCGTATTTGTGCCCGGTGCGTCGACCATCGAGGGCCGGAGCACCAAAAGATCTAACCGGATGCTCGCAGGATCCCGCCCACGTTGCCCGCTACCTTCAGGATTTCCTCCGCCGCATGGGTAGCGCCCCCTGCGGCCTGCATGATTATCGCGTTTGCCTTCAGGCGGGCTTTCATCGCCTCATCGCAAACAAGATTGCGGATTGCATCGGCAAGTTCGGCATCCGTCCAGCCGTAGCGATCGAGCTTGCGTCCAACGCCTGCCTCGGCGGCGCGGGTGGCATTGTCGTGCCCGTCCCAGCAATAGGGCATCACCAGCGAGGGGACGCCGTAAAAGAGCGCCTCGCAGAAGGAATTATTGCCGCCGTGATGGATGAAGAGACTCGCCTGCTCGACGACCGAGGGCTGCGGAAACCAGCTGTCGATGAAGACATTGTCCGGCACCTCGCGATACTCGTCCCGCCAGTGGCCGGCATTGACGAGGAAGCGGTAGGGGAGGGTGGCGAACACCTCGATCATCCGCTTCATCATTGCAACGTCCATCGCCCCCAGCGAGCCGAAGCTCGTGAGCACCAGCGGCGCATCGTTGTGGCTGGCAAAGCGCGGGGCCAAATAGGGCGTCTCATGGCGCACGCAGCCGTCGAGGAAGATGAATTTTTTCGGATCCAGTGGCACCTGTCGCTCATGGCGAATGATCGTAGGCGCCAGCAGCAGGTTCAGCCAGGGCGAGGCCGAAAGGAAGTTCGAGCTCTCCAACGGCTTCAGGCCGCAGTCAGTCAAGAACGCGGAGAAGCGCCGGTGGGCAGGTGCCGTTACACGTTCGTAATCCTTCGCAAAGGCCTGCCAGTCCGGGCCGGGCGTCTCACCGCAGCCCGAGAGATAGGGCGGTATGCATGGATCCGGCACCTCCGTTTCGGCGCACGACACGACACGGATCCAGGGGACGCCGGCATTCGCGATCGCCGGAAACATTACGACGTTGTCGAGCACGATCGCATCCGGCTTCAGCCGCGACAGTAATTGGCGCAACGGTGCCTCGACGCGGATTGCAGTGTCGACGATCGCGTCCCAGGTCGGGCCGACATAGCTTTCGAGTTGTTCGAACGGAGATTGCCGGAAGGCGCCTTGATGGCGTTCGATGAAGTCGTTCCAGTCGGTCGGTGGACCGGACGCATCGTCGGTCAGCTGATACTCGGGAAATCCGTACTCGGCAAAAACGCCTGAGAAGCCCGGATGACAGATGAAGACCGGACGCGCGCCGAGCCGGCGCAGTTCCTGCGCGATGCCGACGCAATTGAGCGCCGCGCCGAAGCTCGCTTCGGGAAAGAGGGCGATGGTCTTCTGGTGGGGCATGGGCATCAACGCGAAACGAGTTTGAAGGCGGGGGGCACGCCACGGCCGGCAAGGCGCGGTCGCTGTTGGCGGGAAAGTTGCAGATGCACGCGCATCAGGTCCGCCGCAAGCTCCATCTGGCCGCGTTCGATCTGTTCAAGGATTTGCAGGTGCTCGAGGTTCGACTGCAACAGCCGGAAGGCCGCGACATGCCCGACCGACGGGATGGCGCGGCGTCGGCGGTGATGATTGACAAGCGTCTCAGCCATGAAGGGGTTGCCGCAACTCCTGGCGACCAGCGTGTGAAAGTCGAAATCGGTGCGCTCGAAGAGTTTGCGATCGAACGTCGCTTCACTCATTCCCTTTAGGAGCAGCATGGATTGGCGCAGTGACGTCAGCGCCGGCAGGTCGCGGCGGAAGTCTGGCAGCGTCAGCGCCAAGGGTTCGGTCGCGAGCCGGAACTCGTAGCTCTTGGCTGTCGCGTCGCCGCTGATGGCAAACTGCTTCAACAACCACTGCTGGCCGGCTCCGCGTTCGGCGAGGTTCTCCTCGGCCAGTTTCATCAGCGCATTTTGTACCGTCTGGCGCGAGACCTCGTAGCGTCGCTGCAGGGAGGCGACCGTCTGCATCTCGGCGATGCGTCCGGCGGCGAGGTCGCGCAAGATTGCGCCGTACATTTCGCTTTCACTGTCGCCCTCCGGCGTGTCGTCCAACCGCGCGGTGACGATGGGATCGACGGCAAGCACATAGCCGCCTTCTTGCTCTGTTGTCACCAGTCCCCGTTCTGCAAGTACTTGAAGTGCCTTGCGGATCGGGGTTCGCGAGACGTTGCAGAGTGACGCGATAGCCTGTTCGGCCAGCCGTTCGCCCCGCGAAATTCCGCGCTCACCGGCGATGTCCAGTATTTTTTGCGCCAATTCGACATGGCGATAATTGGGCCGTTTCGTCTCGGAGTTCATGCGCTCAATCGGGCCTCCATCGCCGCGCATGCTGCCCGTTGTGCCGGCATTTCGCAAGCCTTCCAGCGCGCATTTTATGCAGTTACCACTTTTGCAAGAATCCCTATTGACGTATTTTTTTTATAATTAATACTGCGAAGTCGATGCAGCGAAGAGTTCGGACTAACCGGCGAGCGCATCGCAGAGGCCAGGAACAAAATCAAACAAGGGAGTTTTTTCGTGAGAGCGAAAAAAGGAACGGGCGCATTGTGCGCAGCCGCGGCCTTCGTTGCCGCAAGCCTGACCGCGGGGACGGCGTCGGCCGTCGATCTCGTGATTTCCAATTGGGACGGCTACATGGCGAAGGACATCGCCGAGAGCTTCAAGGCCGCGACCGGCCTGGAGATCGAGGTGGTCAACCACGCCACCAACGAAGAGATCATGGGCAAGATCATGGCCGGCCAGGGCAAGGGCTATGACGTGGTCTTCGTATCCTCGCCTTTTGCCGAAGTGTTGAACCACCAGGGGCTGGTCGAGCCGCTGGACAAGGCGGCGATCCCGAACCTTGCCAATCTCTATCCGGAAGCGGCAAGCCTCGCCTATGACCCGGGCAACGCTTTCTCGGTCCCCTATACGTGGGGCACGACCGGCCTCTGCTACCGTTCCGACAAGGTCAGCACCGCACCCGACAGCTGGATGAACCTGCTGCAGCCATCGGACGACCTGAAGGGCAAGACGACGATGCTTGCCACCGATCGCTGGTTGATGGGCGCAGGCCTGCTTGCCAAGGGCTATTCGGTCAACGAGACCGACCCCGCAAAGATCAACGAAGCGCGTGATCTGCTGATCGAGGCGAAGAAGACGCTGCTCGCCTATGACGACACGACCTTCTATTCCAAGCTCGTCTCCGGCGAAGCTTCGCTCGTGCATGCCTGGGACGGCTGGTGCAACTACGGCATCGCCGAGAACAAGGACATCAAGTTCGTCGTGCCGAAGGAAGGCTCCGATCTCTGGATCGACACCATCGTTGTAATGAAAAACTCCGAGAACAAGGAAAACGCGATGAAGTTCATCAACTTCATCCTGGACGCCAAGAACCACGCCTGGGCGGCGGAGAACATCCTCTACAAGGTGCCGAACAAGGCAGCGATGGAAAGCCTGCCGGCCGCACTCGGCGAGCAATATCCGAACATGAGGATGCCGCCGGATGAGCTCGTCAAGTACGAGCTTCTGCGTGACCTCGGCCCGACGCAGAAGGACTATTCGCGCGCCGTGAGCGAGATCAAGGCGGCGAACTGATAGGCCCGCTCCTTCTCTCCGCTTGCGGGGAGAAGGAGCCACCAGACAGGCAAAGCCAGTCCCATAGGCCGGCGATCCCGTTGAGTTTGACCCTGGACCCTCTCTCCACAAGCCGGAGAGAGGACGCTGGCGGCATGCCCGGTGCGACTACGTCTTCCCGATCAAAGAACTGGCGCATCGTGGCGCCGCTTCCTCACGCAATGACAGCAAGGCGACTATCGACGTGTCCTTCAATACCACCAGACCGAACCTGCTCGCCGCGCCCGGCGTCGCCTGGCTCGTCACCTTCATGGTGGTGCCATGCCTGCTGGTGCTCTCCTACGCCTTCTTCATGCGCGGCGTCTGGGGTGGGATCGACTACACCTTCACGCTGGAAAACTTCGCCCGGGTCGCCGATCCGCTCTATGCGAAGATTTTCCTGAACTCGGCGCGCATTGCCTTGACTACCACGCTCATTGCAATCCTGATTGCCTATCCTGCTGCCTACGCGATCTCACGTGCGCCCCGCTTGCGCCAGCCGATCCTGCTGTTCTTCGCTGTGTTGCCCTTCTGGAGCAACTATCTGATCCGCACCTATGCCTGGATCGTGCTCCTCAACCGCGAAGGGCTGATCAACAACCTGTTGCGGGCCATGGGCTATACCGGCGAGCCACTGTCGCTTCTTTATACCGAAGCCGCCGTCATTACCGGTCTGGTCTACAACTACCTGCCTTTCGTGATCCTGGCGATCTACTCGACGCTGTCGCGGCTCAACCCGGAATTGATGGAGGCCTCGCGCGACCTCGGTGCCGGCCCGATCCGTACCTTCTGGCGCGTTACACTGCCGCTGACGATGCCCGGCGTTGCTGCCGGCGGAGTCTTTGTGTTTGTCCTCTCGATCGGCAACTTCGTCACGCCTGCGCTGCTCGGTGGCGGCCGCTTCCAGATGGTCGGCAATCTTGTCTACGACCAGTTCCTGACTGCCAATGACTGGCCGTTTGGCGCAGCCCTCGGGATGGCGCTGATTGCCACGATGATCGTTCTCCTCTTCGCGCAGGCCCGGGCGACCGCGCATGCGAGCGGCGAGCGCAAGGGAGCGACGGCATGAGCGAACACGCCGCAGCCAACAGCATGACGTCGGTCCAGGAGACAGTCACCAAGGCGCTCCCGAGTGCGTTTCGCCGTAAGCTGCCGGGACGTATCGTGCTACTCCTTGTCTTCGGCTTCCTCTACTTGCCGATCGCAGTGCTGGTGATGCTGTCCTTCAACGACAGCGGACTGCCGACATCCTGGTCTGGCTTCTCAACCCGCTGGTATGCCGCTCTGCTCGGCAACTCCGAGATCCTCCATGCGGCCTGGAACACGCTGGTCGTCGCCGTCTTCGCCACCCTCATTTCCACGATCCTCGGCACGCTGCTGGCGCTCGGCATGGAGACCCGGCGTCGCAAGAGCAACGGGCTGGAAGCCTTGGCCTTCGCGCCAATGGTCATACCGGACATCGTGCTGGCCGTGGCACTCCTGACGTTCTTTTCGCGGTTGAACCTGACGATGGGGCTGCACACAATCATTGTCAGCCACGTCGTCTTCGATCTCGCCTTCGTCTGCTCGGTGGTGCGCGCAAGGCTGAAGAATTTCGACTTCTCGATCGTCGAGGCCTCGCGCGATCTCGGCGCGTCCGGCTGGACGACCTTCTGGCGCATCACCTTCCCGGTGCTGCTGCCGGCGATCGTCGCTGGCAGCCTGCTCGCCTTCACGCTGTCGGTCGACGAATTCATCATCGCGTTTTTCACCGCGGGCGCCGGCCGCTCCTCGATCACCCTTCCCATGCAGATCTACTCGATGATCCGGTTCGGCATCACGCCCGAGGTCAATGCGCTCGCCACGATCGTCATGGGCGTCAGCGCGACCGCGCTGATGATCTCGCAATGGCTCAACAAAGAACAGGTCCAATGAACGCAGTTGCTTCCACCATCCTTCGCATCGACAGCGTGGCAAAGACGTTCGGACCGGTGACCGCGGTTGACGGCGTCACGCTTGATGTGCGCGAAAACGAGTTCTTTGCTCTGCTCGGTCCGTCGGGTTGCGGCAAGACCACGCTCCTGCGCATGCTTGCCGGTTTCGAGACGCCGAGCTCGGGCAAGATCCTGCTGGACGGTCGGGATATTTCGCCATTGCCGCCGGAGAAGCGGCCGCTGAACCTGATGTTCCAGTCCTACGCGTTGTTTCCGCACATGACCGTGCGCCAGAACCTTTCATACGGACTGGAGATGGAGCGGCTCGACAAGGCCGAGATCCGCCGCCGCGTCGACGAGACGCTTGCGACGACCGATCTCACCTCGTTCGCTGATCGAAAGCCGGAGCAGCTCTCCGGCGGCCAGAAGCAGCGGGTGGCGCTCGCTCGCGCCCTCGTCAAGCGTCCCAAGGTGCTGCTTCTCGATGAGCCGCTTGGGGCGCTCGACAAAAAGCTGCGCGAGAAGATGCAGCTCGAGTTGAAGCGCATGCAGAACGAGGCGGGCATCACCTTCATCGTCGTCACGCACGACCAGGAGGAGGCGCTGGTGATGGCGGACCGGATGGCAATCCTGAAGGACGGGCGACTCCTGCAATGCGGCACGCCGGAAGAGATCTACGAAGCCCCCAGCGACCGCTTCGTCGCCAACTTCATCGGGGTGATGAACTTCATCGAGGGCAGGGTAAACGAGAGCGGTGTCTTCGAAGCGGAGGGACTTCGGCTCGCCGTCGTCGATGCCAAGTCGGGTGAAGCGACGCTCGCCGTCCGTCCGGAGAACATTGCAATCGACCCACCCGGCGAACGGCTGGGTGGGACGATTGCAGACAT
Encoded proteins:
- a CDS encoding AGE family epimerase/isomerase; this encodes MGTNGQLDLAWRNRAYHRQWLWDQANGLFDFFQNSTFNPGGGFFELDVDGRPLNPGNPTRGIHTTARMVHCFSIGSLLGRPGSDDIVDHGMRYLWEKHRDHRRGGYYWSLDNSGPLDSTKQGYGHAFVLLAASSAKLAGHPDADRMLADVTDVLNSRFWEDKHGAIAEEFAADWSPVPGYRGQNSNMHLTEALMAAFEATGEADYLRNAERIADLIIRRRAAESGFRVPEHFDENWVLDKNYKGNEMFRPSGTTPGHWLEWARLILQLWVLGGRKHDWMPEAAKALFSQSIELGWDKEKSGFFYTLDWSDEPAKRHKLWWPMAEGVGAAAFLCEHLPSAFHETWYRKIWDGISRHFIDRARGGWHEELTEDLTPSYTLFSGKGDIYHALQACLIPLYPATGTLTKGIVESEGR
- a CDS encoding aldehyde dehydrogenase family protein, whose translation is MRDRLFIDGQWVVPAEGGTFPVIDPATEETIFNAPAGTARDIDHAVRAARRAFDQGPWRKLTGKERAGFLRRIAEIILSRKDELARIEVRDNGKPLPEAIWDMEDTAGCFNFYAGLAEELDENPEEKIALAEPRFSAKVVRDPIGVAGAIIPWNYPLLMASWKVAPALAAGCTMVLKPSELTPLTALELGAIVEEAGLPPGVLNIVTGLGADAGQPLAEHPGIDKLAFTGSVPTGAKIMATAARDIKNVSLELGGKSPFVVFADSDLDKAVEWIMFGIFWNQGQVCSATSRVLVEESLYPKLLERLVEEAAKIRIGNGLAEGTLLGPLVSKGQYEKVLAAIERGEKEGATIAGGGKRPAGLNTGYFLEPTILTDMAEDSFVWKEEIFGPVVCVKPFRNEEDAIRLANDSRFGLAAAIMSKDRARCERVAKAFRAGIVWINCSQPTFPEAPWGGYKQSGIGRELGRWGLSNYLETKQITAFESDEPWGWYLTD
- a CDS encoding glycosyltransferase, whose protein sequence is MPHQKTIALFPEASFGAALNCVGIAQELRRLGARPVFICHPGFSGVFAEYGFPEYQLTDDASGPPTDWNDFIERHQGAFRQSPFEQLESYVGPTWDAIVDTAIRVEAPLRQLLSRLKPDAIVLDNVVMFPAIANAGVPWIRVVSCAETEVPDPCIPPYLSGCGETPGPDWQAFAKDYERVTAPAHRRFSAFLTDCGLKPLESSNFLSASPWLNLLLAPTIIRHERQVPLDPKKFIFLDGCVRHETPYLAPRFASHNDAPLVLTSFGSLGAMDVAMMKRMIEVFATLPYRFLVNAGHWRDEYREVPDNVFIDSWFPQPSVVEQASLFIHHGGNNSFCEALFYGVPSLVMPYCWDGHDNATRAAEAGVGRKLDRYGWTDAELADAIRNLVCDEAMKARLKANAIIMQAAGGATHAAEEILKVAGNVGGILRASG
- a CDS encoding GntR family transcriptional regulator, which codes for MNSETKRPNYRHVELAQKILDIAGERGISRGERLAEQAIASLCNVSRTPIRKALQVLAERGLVTTEQEGGYVLAVDPIVTARLDDTPEGDSESEMYGAILRDLAAGRIAEMQTVASLQRRYEVSRQTVQNALMKLAEENLAERGAGQQWLLKQFAISGDATAKSYEFRLATEPLALTLPDFRRDLPALTSLRQSMLLLKGMSEATFDRKLFERTDFDFHTLVARSCGNPFMAETLVNHHRRRRAIPSVGHVAAFRLLQSNLEHLQILEQIERGQMELAADLMRVHLQLSRQQRPRLAGRGVPPAFKLVSR
- a CDS encoding spermidine/putrescine ABC transporter substrate-binding protein, producing MRAKKGTGALCAAAAFVAASLTAGTASAVDLVISNWDGYMAKDIAESFKAATGLEIEVVNHATNEEIMGKIMAGQGKGYDVVFVSSPFAEVLNHQGLVEPLDKAAIPNLANLYPEAASLAYDPGNAFSVPYTWGTTGLCYRSDKVSTAPDSWMNLLQPSDDLKGKTTMLATDRWLMGAGLLAKGYSVNETDPAKINEARDLLIEAKKTLLAYDDTTFYSKLVSGEASLVHAWDGWCNYGIAENKDIKFVVPKEGSDLWIDTIVVMKNSENKENAMKFINFILDAKNHAWAAENILYKVPNKAAMESLPAALGEQYPNMRMPPDELVKYELLRDLGPTQKDYSRAVSEIKAAN
- a CDS encoding ABC transporter permease — encoded protein: MVVPCLLVLSYAFFMRGVWGGIDYTFTLENFARVADPLYAKIFLNSARIALTTTLIAILIAYPAAYAISRAPRLRQPILLFFAVLPFWSNYLIRTYAWIVLLNREGLINNLLRAMGYTGEPLSLLYTEAAVITGLVYNYLPFVILAIYSTLSRLNPELMEASRDLGAGPIRTFWRVTLPLTMPGVAAGGVFVFVLSIGNFVTPALLGGGRFQMVGNLVYDQFLTANDWPFGAALGMALIATMIVLLFAQARATAHASGERKGATA
- a CDS encoding ABC transporter permease, whose amino-acid sequence is MSEHAAANSMTSVQETVTKALPSAFRRKLPGRIVLLLVFGFLYLPIAVLVMLSFNDSGLPTSWSGFSTRWYAALLGNSEILHAAWNTLVVAVFATLISTILGTLLALGMETRRRKSNGLEALAFAPMVIPDIVLAVALLTFFSRLNLTMGLHTIIVSHVVFDLAFVCSVVRARLKNFDFSIVEASRDLGASGWTTFWRITFPVLLPAIVAGSLLAFTLSVDEFIIAFFTAGAGRSSITLPMQIYSMIRFGITPEVNALATIVMGVSATALMISQWLNKEQVQ
- a CDS encoding ABC transporter ATP-binding protein, encoding MNAVASTILRIDSVAKTFGPVTAVDGVTLDVRENEFFALLGPSGCGKTTLLRMLAGFETPSSGKILLDGRDISPLPPEKRPLNLMFQSYALFPHMTVRQNLSYGLEMERLDKAEIRRRVDETLATTDLTSFADRKPEQLSGGQKQRVALARALVKRPKVLLLDEPLGALDKKLREKMQLELKRMQNEAGITFIVVTHDQEEALVMADRMAILKDGRLLQCGTPEEIYEAPSDRFVANFIGVMNFIEGRVNESGVFEAEGLRLAVVDAKSGEATLAVRPENIAIDPPGERLGGTIADIAYHGLDRVLHVKTAASPVPLQVRVPANGAADHRIGDALSLKIDPAKCRLFAGGAVAG